In the Streptomyces sp. BHT-5-2 genome, one interval contains:
- a CDS encoding DUF488 domain-containing protein, with protein sequence MATKMQKTKKAHPSRTIEVRRVYDPPDPADGTRVLVDRLWPRGLAKEDARLAEWCKDVAPSSELRKWYGHEEGRFEEFAERYRGELAEGSAREALGHLRELAADGPLTLLTATKEVPLSHAAVLKEALRKR encoded by the coding sequence ATGGCGACAAAGATGCAGAAAACGAAGAAGGCGCACCCGTCGCGCACGATCGAGGTGCGGCGGGTGTACGACCCGCCGGATCCGGCGGACGGGACGCGGGTCCTGGTGGACCGGCTGTGGCCCCGGGGGCTGGCCAAGGAGGACGCGCGGCTCGCCGAGTGGTGCAAGGACGTGGCCCCGTCGTCCGAGCTGCGCAAGTGGTACGGGCACGAGGAGGGGCGGTTCGAGGAGTTCGCCGAGCGCTATCGGGGCGAGCTGGCCGAGGGGTCCGCGCGAGAGGCGCTGGGGCATCTGCGCGAGCTGGCGGCGGACGGCCCGCTGACGCTGCTGACGGCCACGAAAGAGGTGCCGCTGAGTCATGCGGCGGTGCTGAAGGAGGCGCTCCGAAAGCGCTGA
- a CDS encoding arginine repressor: MTEPQDTDSPHNNGPAVPQTRTARHRRIVDILNRQPVRSQSQLAKLLADDGLSVTQATLSRDLDELGAVKIRNTGGELIYAVPSEGGDRKPRAPLGESAKEERMRRLAGELLISAEASANLVVLRTPPGAAQFLASAIDQAELHDILGTIAGDDTLLLISRAPSGGQALADHLLRLAEKEGRGAP; this comes from the coding sequence ATGACCGAGCCGCAGGACACCGACTCGCCGCACAACAACGGCCCGGCCGTGCCGCAGACCCGCACCGCCCGCCACCGCCGGATCGTGGACATCCTCAACCGGCAGCCGGTCCGCTCCCAGAGCCAGCTCGCCAAGCTGCTCGCCGACGACGGGCTCTCCGTCACCCAGGCGACGCTCTCCCGCGACCTGGACGAACTGGGCGCGGTGAAGATCCGCAACACCGGCGGCGAGTTGATCTACGCGGTACCGAGCGAGGGCGGCGACCGCAAGCCGCGCGCCCCGCTCGGGGAGTCGGCCAAGGAGGAGCGGATGCGCCGCCTCGCCGGCGAACTCCTCATCTCCGCCGAGGCGTCCGCCAACCTCGTCGTCCTGCGCACCCCGCCGGGCGCCGCCCAGTTCCTGGCCTCGGCCATCGACCAGGCGGAGCTGCACGACATCCTCGGCACCATCGCCGGAGACGACACCCTCCTCCTCATCAGCCGCGCCCCGTCCGGCGGGCAGGCGCTCGCCGACCACCTGCTGCGGCTGGCCGAGAAGGAGGGCCGCGGGGCCCCGTAA
- a CDS encoding N,N-dimethylformamidase beta subunit family domain-containing protein — MPDGAAHRAGEHRADDDPPGPGLDRRHFLGAATGIAALATGLTGCGSPGDAPRGHRPADPLTAERSRPGSPDWRLRATGPPDAVEGYPDRVSVLPGEEFGLHVSTTAPGFRVSAYRVGWYGGAQARLVWRSDRLAGRPGPPPRLRADTRTVEAGWPRTTTVRTDGWPPGAYLLRLDADQGHQRYVPLIVRSSAATGRTVLMHAVTTWQAYNAWGGRSLYHGPDGAYATRSLAVGFDRPYDATGAEKFLVYERALVVLAERLGLPLAYTTSVDVHRDPAALHGAAAVLSLGHDEYWTPEQRDHVTRARDTGTNVAFLGANACFRRVRLNAGPGGPLRTVTCYKTDYRDDPRFADHQDPPTHDFRAPPAADPESSLTGVFYEGYPTDAPYVVHGAGHWLFEGTGVRTGDAFPHLVGVEYDRVTPEAPTPAALEIVAHSPLVCGGRASHADSAYYTVPGGAGVFATGTMRWVEALMAGTSDDGRDHGMDRRTGAFVTRTTENLLRAFAAGPAAHHRPAPRPNAGQVYAG, encoded by the coding sequence ATGCCGGACGGCGCAGCGCACCGCGCGGGGGAGCACCGCGCCGACGACGACCCGCCGGGCCCCGGCCTGGACCGCCGGCACTTCCTCGGCGCCGCCACCGGCATCGCGGCCCTCGCCACCGGCCTGACCGGCTGCGGCTCCCCGGGCGACGCCCCGCGCGGCCACCGCCCCGCGGACCCGCTCACCGCCGAGCGCAGCCGCCCCGGCAGCCCCGACTGGCGGCTGCGCGCCACCGGCCCGCCCGACGCCGTCGAGGGCTACCCGGACCGGGTGAGCGTGCTGCCCGGCGAGGAGTTCGGCCTGCACGTCTCCACCACCGCACCCGGCTTCCGTGTCTCCGCCTACCGGGTCGGCTGGTACGGCGGCGCCCAGGCCCGGCTCGTGTGGCGCTCGGACCGGCTCGCCGGGCGGCCCGGCCCGCCCCCGCGGCTGCGCGCGGACACCCGCACCGTGGAGGCCGGCTGGCCGCGCACCACCACCGTCCGCACCGACGGCTGGCCGCCGGGCGCCTATCTGCTCCGCCTCGACGCCGACCAGGGCCATCAGCGGTACGTCCCGCTGATCGTCCGTTCGTCCGCCGCCACCGGCCGCACCGTCCTGATGCACGCGGTGACGACCTGGCAGGCGTACAACGCCTGGGGCGGCCGCAGCCTCTACCACGGCCCGGACGGCGCCTACGCCACCCGCTCGCTGGCGGTCGGCTTCGACCGTCCCTACGACGCCACCGGCGCCGAGAAGTTCCTGGTGTACGAGCGCGCCCTGGTGGTCCTCGCCGAACGGCTGGGCCTGCCCCTGGCCTACACCACCTCGGTGGACGTCCACCGCGACCCGGCCGCGCTGCACGGCGCCGCCGCGGTGCTCTCCCTCGGCCACGACGAGTACTGGACCCCGGAGCAGCGCGACCATGTCACCCGGGCCCGCGACACCGGCACCAACGTCGCCTTCCTCGGCGCCAACGCCTGCTTCCGCCGGGTCCGCCTAAACGCCGGCCCGGGCGGCCCGCTGCGCACCGTGACCTGCTACAAGACCGACTACCGCGACGACCCCCGGTTCGCCGACCACCAGGACCCGCCCACCCACGACTTCCGCGCCCCGCCCGCCGCCGACCCGGAGTCGTCCCTGACCGGCGTCTTCTACGAGGGCTACCCCACGGACGCGCCCTACGTCGTGCACGGCGCCGGCCACTGGCTCTTCGAGGGCACCGGCGTCCGCACCGGCGACGCCTTCCCGCACCTGGTCGGCGTGGAGTACGACCGGGTCACGCCGGAGGCCCCGACGCCCGCCGCCCTGGAGATCGTCGCGCACTCCCCACTGGTCTGCGGGGGCCGCGCCAGCCACGCCGACTCCGCCTACTACACGGTCCCCGGCGGTGCCGGCGTCTTCGCCACCGGCACCATGCGCTGGGTCGAGGCCCTCATGGCGGGCACTTCGGACGACGGCCGCGACCACGGCATGGACCGTCGTACCGGCGCCTTCGTCACCCGCACCACCGAGAACCTGCTGCGCGCCTTCGCCGCCGGCCCGGCGGCCCACCACCGCCCGGCGCCGCGGCCGAACGCCGGCCAGGTGTACGCCGGTTGA
- the pstS gene encoding phosphate ABC transporter substrate-binding protein PstS: MNPQRKAGRAGALGAAAVCGALVLTACGSSGGAGPSRSPSAPAQSPSATGASGIACGKAATLHASGSTAQQYAMKYWITTYTRACPGTTISYDGNGSGAGQDDFLSGRTAFAGSDSPLGADQETRSEKVCADGGRAIHLPIVGGPIALAFHLPGVDRLVLDGPTLAKIFDGKITRWNDPAVARLNKDAKLPDTPIRTFHRSDSSGTTDNFTAYLAAAGQGAWPYPHAKEWPAHGGDAAKGSADLAAQVQRTTGAIGYVELPYAVDRMLRTISVDTGAPTPADPNVTSASHAIAGAKTVNTGHDVRLDLDYGSKVPGAYPIDVVTYEIVCDKGNRPETWPATKAFLTYIASRKGQQNLTFQGYATLPAAVVDKVRGEIGALP; this comes from the coding sequence GTGAATCCCCAGCGGAAGGCCGGGCGCGCCGGCGCCCTCGGGGCGGCCGCGGTGTGCGGCGCCCTCGTCCTGACGGCCTGCGGTTCGAGCGGTGGCGCAGGCCCCTCCCGCAGTCCGTCCGCCCCCGCGCAGAGCCCGTCGGCCACCGGCGCGTCCGGAATCGCCTGCGGCAAGGCGGCCACCCTGCACGCCTCCGGCTCGACGGCCCAGCAGTACGCGATGAAGTACTGGATCACCACGTACACCAGGGCCTGCCCCGGCACCACGATCAGCTACGACGGCAACGGCTCGGGGGCCGGTCAGGACGACTTCCTGAGCGGCCGCACCGCCTTCGCCGGCTCGGACTCCCCGCTCGGCGCCGACCAGGAGACGCGGTCGGAGAAGGTCTGCGCGGACGGCGGCCGTGCCATCCACCTGCCGATCGTCGGCGGCCCGATCGCGCTCGCCTTCCACCTCCCCGGCGTCGACCGGCTGGTCCTCGACGGCCCCACCCTCGCCAAGATCTTCGACGGAAAGATCACCCGGTGGAACGACCCGGCCGTCGCCCGGCTCAACAAGGACGCCAAGCTGCCCGACACCCCGATCCGGACGTTCCACCGCTCCGACTCCTCCGGCACGACGGACAACTTCACGGCGTATCTCGCCGCCGCCGGCCAGGGCGCCTGGCCGTATCCGCACGCCAAGGAGTGGCCGGCGCACGGCGGCGACGCGGCCAAGGGCTCCGCGGACCTCGCCGCCCAGGTGCAGCGCACCACCGGCGCCATCGGCTACGTCGAGCTGCCGTACGCGGTCGACCGGATGCTGCGCACGATCTCCGTCGACACCGGTGCGCCGACCCCCGCCGACCCCAACGTGACCTCCGCGTCCCACGCCATCGCCGGCGCCAAGACGGTCAACACCGGTCATGACGTCAGGCTCGACCTCGACTACGGCTCCAAGGTCCCCGGCGCCTACCCGATCGACGTGGTCACCTACGAGATCGTCTGCGACAAGGGCAACAGGCCGGAGACCTGGCCCGCCACCAAGGCGTTCCTGACGTACATCGCGAGCCGCAAGGGCCAGCAGAACCTGACCTTCCAGGGGTACGCGACGCTGCCGGCCGCGGTCGTGGACAAGGTCCGCGGCGAGATCGGCGCACTGCCCTGA
- the argC gene encoding N-acetyl-gamma-glutamyl-phosphate reductase, whose translation MTVRAAVAGASGYAGGELLRLLLGHPEIEIGAVTGHTSAGQRLGALQPHLAPLADRELAATTPEALAGHDVVFLALPHGRSAAVAEQLGPEVLVVDCGADFRLKDAADWTAFYGSPHAGTWPYGLPELPGGRAALEGSKRIAVPGCYPTAVSLALFPAYAAGLAEPEAVIVAASGTSGAGKALKPHLLGSEVMGSMSPYGVGGGHRHTPEMIQNLSAAAGERVTVSFTPTLAPMPRGILATCSAKARPGVDAETVRAAYEKALAGEPFVRLLPEGQWPATAAVYGSNAVQIQVALDPAAGRIIAISALDNLTKGTAGGAVQSMNIALGLPEDLGLSTIGVAP comes from the coding sequence ATGACGGTACGAGCAGCAGTCGCCGGTGCGAGCGGATACGCGGGGGGCGAGCTCCTGCGCCTGCTCCTGGGGCACCCGGAGATCGAGATCGGCGCGGTGACCGGGCACACCAGCGCGGGGCAGCGTCTGGGCGCGCTCCAGCCGCACCTGGCCCCGCTCGCCGACCGCGAGCTGGCGGCCACCACGCCCGAGGCGCTGGCCGGCCACGACGTGGTGTTCCTGGCGCTGCCGCACGGCCGGTCCGCGGCGGTCGCCGAACAGCTCGGCCCCGAGGTGCTGGTGGTCGACTGCGGCGCGGACTTCCGGCTGAAGGACGCCGCCGACTGGACGGCGTTCTACGGCTCGCCGCACGCCGGCACCTGGCCGTACGGCCTCCCGGAACTGCCCGGCGGCCGCGCGGCGCTGGAGGGGTCCAAGCGCATCGCGGTCCCGGGTTGCTATCCCACCGCCGTCTCGCTCGCGCTCTTCCCGGCCTACGCCGCCGGCCTCGCCGAGCCGGAGGCCGTGATCGTCGCGGCGTCCGGCACCTCCGGCGCGGGCAAGGCCCTCAAGCCGCACCTGCTCGGCTCCGAGGTCATGGGCTCGATGAGTCCGTACGGCGTCGGCGGCGGGCACCGGCACACCCCGGAGATGATCCAGAACCTCAGCGCGGCGGCCGGCGAGCGGGTCACCGTGTCCTTCACCCCGACGCTGGCGCCGATGCCCCGCGGCATCCTCGCCACCTGCTCGGCGAAGGCCCGGCCCGGTGTGGACGCCGAGACGGTGCGCGCCGCGTACGAGAAGGCGCTGGCCGGCGAGCCGTTCGTCCGGCTGCTGCCCGAGGGACAGTGGCCGGCCACCGCCGCCGTGTACGGCTCCAACGCCGTCCAGATCCAGGTCGCCCTCGACCCGGCGGCCGGCCGGATCATCGCGATCAGCGCCCTCGACAACCTGACCAAGGGAACCGCGGGCGGCGCGGTCCAGAGCATGAACATCGCCCTCGGCCTCCCCGAGGACTTGGGACTTTCCACGATCGGAGTCGCACCGTGA
- the argB gene encoding acetylglutamate kinase, whose amino-acid sequence MTTRKHTALPKARTLIEALPWLTRHHGKTVVIKFGGNAMVDDELKRAFAQDVVFLRHAGLRPVVVHGGGPQISAQLELLGLASEFKAGLRVTSPEAMNVVRMVLAGQVQRELVGLLNEHGPLAVGMTGEDARLMSATKHYADVDGERVDIGRVGEITAIDPGAVRALLDDGRIPVISSVARSSDDGDASGVFNVNADTAAAALAAALGAETLMVLTDVEGLYEDWPNSDEVISRLTASQLEKLLPDLASGMVPKMRGCLHAVRNGVRNARVIDGRVQHSILLEIFTDEGIGTMVVPDPVPVRTTDPHGNDVHHTAEGTA is encoded by the coding sequence ATGACCACCCGCAAGCACACCGCGCTCCCCAAGGCCCGCACCCTCATCGAGGCGCTGCCCTGGCTGACCCGCCACCACGGCAAGACGGTGGTGATCAAGTTCGGCGGCAACGCGATGGTGGACGACGAGCTCAAGCGCGCCTTCGCCCAGGACGTGGTCTTCCTGCGGCACGCCGGACTGCGCCCGGTCGTGGTCCACGGCGGCGGCCCGCAGATCAGCGCCCAGCTCGAACTCCTGGGCCTGGCCTCGGAGTTCAAGGCCGGCCTGCGGGTCACCTCGCCCGAGGCGATGAACGTCGTCCGGATGGTGCTGGCCGGCCAGGTCCAGCGCGAGCTGGTCGGCCTGCTCAACGAGCACGGCCCGCTCGCCGTCGGCATGACCGGCGAGGACGCCCGGCTGATGTCCGCCACCAAGCACTACGCGGACGTCGACGGCGAACGGGTCGACATCGGCCGGGTCGGCGAGATCACCGCCATCGACCCCGGCGCGGTGCGGGCGCTGCTGGACGACGGCCGGATCCCGGTGATCTCGTCGGTGGCCCGCAGCAGCGACGACGGCGACGCCTCCGGCGTCTTCAACGTCAACGCCGACACCGCCGCCGCCGCCCTGGCGGCCGCCCTCGGCGCGGAGACCCTGATGGTGCTCACCGACGTCGAGGGCCTCTACGAGGACTGGCCGAACAGCGACGAGGTGATCTCCCGGCTCACCGCGAGCCAGTTGGAGAAGCTGCTGCCCGACCTGGCCAGCGGCATGGTCCCGAAGATGCGGGGCTGTCTGCACGCCGTCCGCAACGGCGTGCGCAACGCCCGGGTCATCGACGGGCGGGTCCAGCACTCGATCCTGCTGGAGATCTTCACCGACGAGGGCATCGGCACGATGGTGGTCCCGGACCCGGTCCCGGTGCGGACCACCGACCCGCACGGCAACGACGTACACCACACCGCGGAGGGGACGGCATGA
- a CDS encoding acetylornithine transaminase: MSTGTAADTPTTQGTANDHGPVTNEALTRRWQGALMHNFGTPRIPLVRGEGVTVHDADGRTYLDFLGGIAVNALGHAHPAVVRAVSDQVATLGHVSNFFTSEPTVALAERLLALAGRPGRVYFSNSGAEANEAAFKIGRLTGRTHMVSTVGGFHGRTMGALALTGQPAKQDPFRPLPGDVDHVPYGDVAALRAAVTTDTALVVLEPVQGENGVVVPPPGYLRAAREITAATGTLLVVDEIQTGIGRTGHWLESAAQGVDADIVTLAKGLGGGLPIGATLAFGPAAELLTPGSHGSTFSGNPVVCAGALAVLDTIEADGLLDHVRRAGARLHAGIEALGHPLVGQVRGAGLLLGIVLTGPLAPQVQQAAQDAGLLVNAVAPDVIRLAPPLIVSDEQVETFLQKLPGVLTRAEESADGER, translated from the coding sequence ATGAGCACCGGCACGGCGGCGGACACCCCGACCACCCAGGGCACGGCGAACGACCACGGCCCGGTCACCAACGAGGCACTGACCCGGCGCTGGCAGGGCGCCCTGATGCACAACTTCGGCACTCCCCGCATCCCGCTCGTCCGGGGCGAGGGCGTCACCGTCCACGACGCCGACGGCAGGACCTACCTCGACTTCCTCGGCGGGATCGCGGTCAACGCACTGGGCCACGCCCACCCCGCGGTGGTCCGCGCGGTCTCCGACCAGGTCGCCACCCTCGGCCATGTGTCGAACTTCTTCACCAGCGAGCCGACCGTGGCGCTCGCCGAGCGGCTGCTCGCGCTCGCCGGGCGGCCCGGCCGGGTCTACTTCTCCAACTCCGGCGCCGAGGCCAACGAGGCCGCCTTCAAGATCGGCCGGCTGACCGGCCGGACCCACATGGTCTCCACCGTCGGCGGCTTCCACGGCCGCACCATGGGCGCCCTGGCCCTCACCGGCCAGCCCGCCAAGCAGGACCCGTTCCGCCCGCTGCCCGGCGACGTCGACCACGTCCCGTACGGCGACGTGGCGGCGCTCCGGGCCGCGGTCACCACCGACACCGCCCTCGTCGTCCTGGAGCCCGTCCAGGGCGAGAACGGCGTGGTCGTCCCGCCGCCGGGCTACCTCCGGGCGGCCCGGGAGATCACCGCCGCCACCGGCACCCTGCTGGTCGTCGACGAGATCCAGACCGGCATCGGCCGCACCGGGCACTGGCTGGAGTCGGCGGCCCAGGGCGTCGACGCCGACATCGTCACCCTCGCCAAGGGCCTCGGCGGCGGCCTCCCCATCGGCGCCACCCTCGCCTTCGGGCCGGCCGCCGAGCTGCTCACCCCCGGCTCGCACGGTTCGACGTTCAGCGGCAACCCGGTCGTCTGCGCCGGCGCCCTGGCCGTCCTGGACACCATCGAGGCGGACGGCCTCCTCGACCACGTCCGGCGGGCCGGCGCGCGGCTGCACGCCGGAATCGAGGCCCTGGGGCACCCGTTGGTCGGCCAGGTCCGCGGCGCCGGCCTGCTCCTCGGTATCGTCTTGACCGGGCCCCTCGCGCCACAGGTTCAGCAGGCGGCCCAGGACGCGGGCCTTCTGGTCAACGCGGTCGCGCCGGACGTCATCCGGCTCGCCCCGCCCCTGATCGTCTCCGACGAGCAGGTGGAGACCTTCCTCCAGAAGCTCCCCGGGGTCCTTACGAGGGCCGAGGAATCGGCCGACGGGGAACGATGA
- a CDS encoding VC0807 family protein: MTTADTGEHTMATQPVPRPGADEPAAAAARARTARLRRRLAAQLLFELVLPLGSYYGLRAVGLDQWLAMAVGGVLLLPWIVHGMVRQRRVEAMAVFTLSLVVVGTLLTLVTGSPRVIMIRDSWVTAAIGLWVLGTLLTRRPFIMTASRGIVIAKVGEAGLVEWEARWDAEPRFRHHLRLVTAVWGAVFLLDAVLRVVLAYTIPVDAFPLAGTVLWLALLGTLLTWHNWYITRHGMKL; encoded by the coding sequence ATGACCACTGCCGACACGGGGGAGCACACCATGGCCACGCAACCGGTACCACGGCCCGGCGCGGACGAGCCCGCCGCGGCGGCCGCCCGGGCCCGTACGGCACGGCTGCGCCGGCGGCTCGCCGCCCAGCTGCTCTTCGAACTCGTCCTGCCGCTCGGCTCCTACTACGGGCTGCGCGCGGTCGGCCTGGATCAGTGGCTCGCGATGGCCGTCGGCGGCGTGCTGCTGCTGCCGTGGATCGTCCACGGCATGGTGCGGCAGCGCCGCGTGGAGGCGATGGCGGTGTTCACGCTGAGCCTGGTGGTGGTCGGCACGTTGCTGACGCTGGTCACCGGCAGCCCGCGGGTGATCATGATCCGGGACAGCTGGGTGACCGCCGCGATCGGCCTGTGGGTGCTCGGCACCCTGCTCACCCGGCGGCCGTTCATCATGACCGCCTCGCGCGGCATCGTCATCGCCAAGGTCGGCGAGGCCGGACTGGTCGAGTGGGAGGCGCGGTGGGACGCGGAGCCGAGGTTCCGTCACCACCTGCGGCTGGTCACGGCGGTGTGGGGAGCGGTCTTCCTGCTCGACGCGGTGCTGCGGGTGGTGCTGGCGTACACGATCCCGGTGGACGCCTTCCCGCTCGCCGGCACCGTGCTCTGGCTGGCGCTGCTCGGCACCCTGCTCACCTGGCACAACTGGTACATCACCCGCCACGGCATGAAGCTCTAG
- a CDS encoding DUF1059 domain-containing protein produces the protein MRKMIDCREHPSETNCSLVLIGEEEEVLRAATEHAISVHGHTDSPELREQLRKSLRNEIPQPA, from the coding sequence ATGCGCAAGATGATCGACTGCCGGGAACACCCCAGCGAGACGAACTGCAGCCTCGTCCTGATCGGCGAGGAGGAGGAAGTGCTCCGCGCCGCCACCGAGCACGCGATCTCCGTGCACGGCCACACGGACAGCCCCGAACTGCGCGAACAGCTCCGTAAATCCCTCCGGAACGAGATACCGCAGCCGGCCTGA
- a CDS encoding TetR/AcrR family transcriptional regulator, translated as MQAKNSSGKQKPAGKARPSFTETGRRAQIVAAAIDVVAEVGYHRASFAKIAERAGLSSTGMISYHFDGRDDLMRELVAEVLRLAEGYLRPRIEAHESYAARLRASIEGNLDLFAEYPSHLSAITEVLSNLRGGDPGMVAFLETTEANFAVQVEQLRKAQRAGEFRDFDPWVMVRAIRAAIDDVVRRAGHDPELDVRAAGRELADLFDHATRRTS; from the coding sequence ATGCAAGCAAAGAACAGCTCGGGCAAGCAAAAGCCGGCGGGCAAGGCCAGGCCCTCCTTCACGGAGACCGGGCGCCGCGCGCAGATCGTCGCCGCGGCGATCGACGTCGTGGCCGAGGTCGGGTACCACCGGGCCTCGTTCGCGAAGATCGCGGAACGCGCCGGGCTGAGCAGCACCGGGATGATCTCGTACCACTTCGACGGGCGGGACGACCTGATGCGCGAACTCGTCGCCGAGGTCCTGCGGCTCGCGGAGGGGTACCTCCGGCCCCGCATCGAGGCCCACGAGAGCTACGCGGCCCGGCTGCGCGCCTCCATCGAGGGCAACCTCGACCTGTTCGCCGAGTATCCGAGCCACCTCTCGGCGATCACCGAGGTCCTCTCCAACCTCCGCGGCGGCGACCCCGGCATGGTCGCCTTCCTGGAGACCACGGAGGCCAACTTCGCCGTCCAGGTGGAGCAGCTGCGCAAGGCGCAACGCGCCGGCGAGTTCCGCGACTTCGACCCGTGGGTGATGGTGCGTGCGATCCGCGCCGCCATCGACGACGTGGTGCGCCGCGCCGGCCACGATCCCGAGCTCGACGTACGGGCCGCCGGCCGGGAGCTGGCGGACCTCTTCGACCACGCCACCAGGAGAACGTCATGA
- the argJ gene encoding bifunctional glutamate N-acetyltransferase/amino-acid acetyltransferase ArgJ: MSVTAAKGFLAAGVAAGIKENGNADLALVVNSGPRLAAAGVFTSNRVKAAPVLWTEQVLKGGRVSAVILNSGGANACTGPLGFQDTHATAEKVAEVLDGHSAGEVAVASTGLIGVRLPMDKLLPGVEKAAAELTGHGGEKAAIAIKTTDSVHKTAQVTKDGWTVGGMAKGAGMLAPGLATMLAVLTTDADVPAGQLDAALRAATRATFDRVDSDGCMSTNDTVLLLASGASGAVPDEDAFAEAVREVCDDLARQLIGDAEGASKDIRIEVVNAASEDDAVEVGRSIARNNLLKCAIHGEDPNWGRVLSAIGTTSAAFEPDRLNVAINDVWVCRNGSVGEDRELVDMRYREVRITADLAAGTESAVIWANDLTADYVHENSAYSS; encoded by the coding sequence GTGAGCGTGACGGCAGCGAAGGGCTTTCTCGCGGCGGGCGTCGCCGCCGGGATCAAGGAGAACGGCAACGCCGATCTCGCCCTGGTGGTCAACAGCGGGCCGCGCCTGGCCGCCGCCGGTGTGTTCACCTCGAACCGCGTCAAGGCGGCGCCGGTCCTGTGGACCGAGCAGGTCCTCAAGGGCGGCCGGGTCTCCGCGGTGATCCTCAACTCCGGTGGCGCCAACGCCTGTACGGGCCCGCTCGGCTTCCAGGACACCCACGCGACCGCGGAGAAGGTCGCCGAGGTGCTCGACGGCCACAGCGCCGGCGAGGTCGCGGTGGCCTCCACCGGCCTGATCGGCGTCCGGCTCCCCATGGACAAGCTGCTGCCCGGCGTCGAGAAGGCCGCGGCCGAACTCACCGGCCACGGCGGCGAGAAGGCCGCGATCGCCATCAAGACCACCGACAGCGTCCACAAGACCGCGCAGGTCACCAAGGACGGCTGGACGGTCGGCGGGATGGCCAAGGGCGCCGGCATGCTCGCTCCCGGCCTGGCCACCATGCTCGCGGTGCTGACCACCGACGCCGACGTGCCGGCCGGACAGCTGGACGCCGCGCTGCGCGCCGCCACCCGCGCCACCTTCGACCGGGTCGACTCCGACGGCTGCATGTCCACCAACGACACCGTGCTGCTGCTGGCCTCCGGCGCCTCCGGCGCCGTCCCGGACGAGGACGCGTTCGCCGAGGCGGTGCGCGAGGTCTGCGACGACCTGGCCCGGCAGCTGATCGGCGACGCCGAGGGCGCCAGCAAGGACATCCGCATCGAGGTCGTCAACGCCGCCAGTGAGGACGACGCGGTCGAGGTCGGCCGCTCCATCGCCCGCAACAACCTGCTCAAGTGCGCCATCCACGGCGAGGACCCCAACTGGGGCCGGGTGCTCTCCGCCATCGGCACCACCTCCGCCGCCTTCGAACCGGACCGGCTCAACGTCGCGATCAACGACGTCTGGGTCTGCAGGAACGGTTCGGTCGGCGAGGACCGGGAGCTGGTGGACATGCGCTACCGCGAGGTGCGGATCACCGCCGACCTCGCCGCCGGCACGGAGTCCGCGGTGATCTGGGCCAACGACCTCACCGCCGACTACGTCCACGAGAACAGCGCGTACTCCTCATGA